A stretch of DNA from Halobacteriovorax vibrionivorans:
TAGCAATTTGTCCTTTCTTTTCTTCATCACTACAGCGAGATAATTCAATTTCTTGATTTAGTTGCTCGTCAATATTATCGGCGATGTAAGTATTCACACCAATAATTGGTAGCTCACCTGAGTCTTTAAGAGTTTCATAATGAAGTGACTCTTCTTGAATCTTAGATCTCTGATACATACTTTCCATTGCACCAAGAACACCACCTTTGTCTGAGATTCTCTCAAATTCAGAAAGAATAGCTTCTTCAACAAGACCAGCTAACTCTTCAATTACGTAAGCTCCTTGCATTGGATTATCAGACTTATTAAGACCGAATTCACGGTTGATAATCATTTGAATTGCCATTGCACGACGAACAGACTCTTCAGTTGGAGTCGTAATCGCTTCATCATATGCATTTGTATGAAGAGAGTTACAATTATCTGAAAGTGCAAGATAAGCTTGTAGAGTTGTTCTAATATCGTTGAAATCAATCTCTTGAGCATGAAGTGAACGACCAGATGTTTGAATATGATACTTAAACTTCTGAGCCTTATCATTTGCTCCATACTTATTACGCATTGTAATCGCCCAAATCTTTCTAGCAACTCGACCGATTACTGAATATTCAGGATCTAATCCATTAGAGAAGAAGAAAGATAAGTTTTGAGAGAACTCATCTATATTTAATCCACGAGCTAAGTAGTACTCAACAAATGTGAATCCGTTTGCCAGTGTGAAAGCAACTTGTGTAATTGGATTCGCACCAGCTTCTGCAATATGATAACCAGAAATTGAAACAGTATAATAATTTCTAATTTTTTGCTGACAGAAGTATTCTTGAACATCCCCCATCATTTTTAGTGCAAATTCTAGAGAGAAGATACAAGTATTTTGGGCCTGATCTTCTTTTAAAATATCTGCTTGAACTGTTCCACGAATTTGTTGAAGGATCGCCAAACGCTTATCTTTATCATAATAATCATCGCCCTTAAGTTTTTGTCTTAGGGCCGTATTAAGATAGAATGCCAGCATAATTGGTGCCGGTCCATTGATTGTCATTGAAACAGAAGTGTATGGATCTGAAAGATCAAAACCATCAAATAATAATTCCATATCCTCAACTGTTGCAATTGAAACACCTGCTTCGCCAATTTTACCAAAAATATCTGGACGTAAATCAGGGTCCTCTCCGTAAAGAGTTACAGAATCAAAAGCTGTTGAAAGACGCTTTGCCTTGTCATCTTTTGAAAGATAGTGAAAACGTTTATTAGTTCTTGCTGGTCCACCTTCACCTGCAAACATTCTCTTTGGATCTTCATCTGTACGCTTAAATGGGAAAATCCCAGCACCGTATGGGAAGAACCCTGGAAGGTTTACATTTCTAATGAACTTATACTGATCTACAATTGAGGTGAAATTTGGTGTTCCAACTTTTTGGATATCAACACCTGAAAGGGATTGATACTTAGTCGCTACGTTGAACTCACGATCACGAACCTTGTAAGTAAATGTTCCACTTTCATATTGCTTAAGAACGGATTGAAATTGTTCTAATTCTTTTTCAACTTCTTCACCAAGTTCTTCTTTTAACTGAGTAAGCTTTTCTTCGATTTCTTTACTAGGAACAATTTTACTTGTGATCTCTAGGGCCTCAACATCACGTAGCTTTTCCATTCTCTCAAAAGTTTCTGAGTTATAGTCACGACTTGTTTTTGCAATTTCTCTTAAATAAAGAGCTCGCTCTGGTGGAATAATTCTAGTCTTATCGGTACGTGCACGATTGGCCTCAATTCCTTCCAGAGGTGCTTGATCGAAATCAAAAGTCTGTGCAATTGCTTGAAATAATGCATTTACTCCAACGTCATTAAACTTAGATGCCATCGTTCCAAAGATTGGTAAATCTTCATCAGTTGGAGAACCTGGATGCCCAGCAAAGAGATTATGATTGCGACGATATTGTTTTCTAATATCTCTCATTGAATCTTCTGAGCGAGGTTTTTCAAATTTATTTAAAACAACAAAGTCAGCTTGTTCAAGCATTTCGATTTTTTCTAACTGAGTTGCGGCACCGTACTCAGGTGTCATTACATACATACACTTATCAGAAATCTTTGTGATCTCATCAGAAGCCTGACCAATACCTGAAGTTTCAACAATAATTAAATCAAAGTCTTGTTCCTTTAAAAAATTAACAGTCTTTTTGATTTGTGGTGAAAGCTCTGTTCCTGAGTCACGAGTTGCAAGGGATCTAATATAGAAGTTTTCAAAGTTTGCAGACCCTAATCTAATACGATCTCCAAGTAGTGCCCCCTGTGTCTTTTTCTTTGTTGGATCAACTGAAATAAGAGCGACTTTCTTCTCTGGATAGAAGCGGTGAAATCTTAAAAGAGTTTCATCAATTAATGATGACTTACCGGCTCCACCTGTTCCCGTAATACCTAGAACTGGAATATTCTTTTCTGAAGATGGAATCTCAATTTCTGTCCCATCCTCAATTGCAGTAATAACCTTTGCAAGACTTGTCTTTGGCAGCTCTTTTTGCTTAGCATTTAAGTCAAAACCTTCCAGTGTCGAATGAGTTGCTCGCTCAATCATGTCATCAATGATGCCCTCAAGACCAAGCTTCATACCATCTTCTGGAGAATAGATTCTTGTAATTCCCTTTTCATGCAGGGCCTTAATCTCTTTTGGTGTGATAACTCCACCACCTCCGCCAAAAATACGTACATTAGAGGCACCAGCTTCATCTAAGAGCTCTCTAACGTAGGCAAAGTACTCATTATGCCCACCTTGGTAAGAACTCAGTGCAACTGCATGAGCATCTTCATGTAATACAGCATCCACAACTTCTTGCGCCGAGCGGTTATGGCCTAAATGAATTACCTCAACGCCTTTTGACTGAAGTAATCTTCTCATAATATTTATTGATACATCGTGACCATCAAATAAGCTGGCCGCTGTGACAAATCTTAGTTTTCTCACGGTAAACCCCTGAAATTATGTAAAGTAAAAATTATTATTTACTTAATCTTTTTACGTTCCAATATTGCTAAAGGACTATACCTAATGTATTTTAATCAGGCAAAAATCCCTTTAATGATGCGTTGATATACGTTAAAATACTGTCTGTATTAAAGTATTAGGAATTGCTAATGAGCGAAGATGTTAAATTTTTAGTTGAGAACCCTTACCACTCAGCACGTTTTAAACCTGCGAGAAAAGGTAAAAAAGGTCCAAAACTACTTGCTGTTGTACACCAATCAGGTTGTACAGGTTGTGAAATCTGTATTCAAGGATGTCCAGTAGATTCAATTGAACTAGTTCCTGGGCCAAATCCAAATAACCCACAATTTAATCAAACAGTTGAAATCGATCTAGCACGTTGTATCGGTTGTCAAAACTGTTCTCAAGATTGCCCTTGGGAAACGATTACAATGTATGAACATAATGATGCATTTGCTATCTGGGGAAAAGAGACTCTAAAGTCAGAACTTTATATCTCAGAAGAAAGCTTAGATCAGCTTCATAATGAATACGGGATTAAAAAAGATTTACCAAGTGAAGAATCAAATAATGAAGAAGAGAGTGCTTAAGTATTAGCACTCTTCTTCTTTCCTTTATACTCAGTTAAGAAATAATCAATTATATAGATACCTGCTGCCACAGAAATGGATGCGTCTGCAACATTGAAAGCTGCAAAATGCCAGCCACCATAATAGAAATCAAACATATCAACAACGTAATCTAGTGATATACGATCAATTAGATTTCCCACGGCCCCTGCAAAGATCATTGAATAGGCAAGACATAGAAGATAGCTCTTCTTACGTGCATCCCAAATAAGATAGACAAACCAAAAGCAAGCAATAACTGGAAGAATCTTAAAGAGAACCATTCTAACAACGTCCGGGAAGCTTCCTCCCATTCCGAATGCAACC
This window harbors:
- the icmF gene encoding fused isobutyryl-CoA mutase/GTPase IcmF codes for the protein MRKLRFVTAASLFDGHDVSINIMRRLLQSKGVEVIHLGHNRSAQEVVDAVLHEDAHAVALSSYQGGHNEYFAYVRELLDEAGASNVRIFGGGGGVITPKEIKALHEKGITRIYSPEDGMKLGLEGIIDDMIERATHSTLEGFDLNAKQKELPKTSLAKVITAIEDGTEIEIPSSEKNIPVLGITGTGGAGKSSLIDETLLRFHRFYPEKKVALISVDPTKKKTQGALLGDRIRLGSANFENFYIRSLATRDSGTELSPQIKKTVNFLKEQDFDLIIVETSGIGQASDEITKISDKCMYVMTPEYGAATQLEKIEMLEQADFVVLNKFEKPRSEDSMRDIRKQYRRNHNLFAGHPGSPTDEDLPIFGTMASKFNDVGVNALFQAIAQTFDFDQAPLEGIEANRARTDKTRIIPPERALYLREIAKTSRDYNSETFERMEKLRDVEALEITSKIVPSKEIEEKLTQLKEELGEEVEKELEQFQSVLKQYESGTFTYKVRDREFNVATKYQSLSGVDIQKVGTPNFTSIVDQYKFIRNVNLPGFFPYGAGIFPFKRTDEDPKRMFAGEGGPARTNKRFHYLSKDDKAKRLSTAFDSVTLYGEDPDLRPDIFGKIGEAGVSIATVEDMELLFDGFDLSDPYTSVSMTINGPAPIMLAFYLNTALRQKLKGDDYYDKDKRLAILQQIRGTVQADILKEDQAQNTCIFSLEFALKMMGDVQEYFCQQKIRNYYTVSISGYHIAEAGANPITQVAFTLANGFTFVEYYLARGLNIDEFSQNLSFFFSNGLDPEYSVIGRVARKIWAITMRNKYGANDKAQKFKYHIQTSGRSLHAQEIDFNDIRTTLQAYLALSDNCNSLHTNAYDEAITTPTEESVRRAMAIQMIINREFGLNKSDNPMQGAYVIEELAGLVEEAILSEFERISDKGGVLGAMESMYQRSKIQEESLHYETLKDSGELPIIGVNTYIADNIDEQLNQEIELSRCSDEEKKGQIARLNDFKERNKNKSEDALNRLREVALSGGNIFEELIETVNYCSLGEITNLLYEIGGKYRRNM
- a CDS encoding 4Fe-4S dicluster domain-containing protein; the encoded protein is MSEDVKFLVENPYHSARFKPARKGKKGPKLLAVVHQSGCTGCEICIQGCPVDSIELVPGPNPNNPQFNQTVEIDLARCIGCQNCSQDCPWETITMYEHNDAFAIWGKETLKSELYISEESLDQLHNEYGIKKDLPSEESNNEEESA
- the lspA gene encoding signal peptidase II, which codes for MNRIWQMTLLIVGILFLDQFSKGAIQSSFKLGETLEVIPGFFNLTYVRNPGVAFGMGGSFPDVVRMVLFKILPVIACFWFVYLIWDARKKSYLLCLAYSMIFAGAVGNLIDRISLDYVVDMFDFYYGGWHFAAFNVADASISVAAGIYIIDYFLTEYKGKKKSANT